A stretch of DNA from Candidatus Pseudomonas phytovorans:
GACCAGGCCACCAGGGTACCGGCATCGCCTGGGCGTTGAGCGACCACAGCGTTGTAGGCCACCGCGCCGACACCGCCGGGCATGTAGGTGACGCGCATTGGCTTGCTGAGGATCTTTTCCTGCACCAGGGCGCTTTGCACCAGCTTGCAGGTCAGGTCGAAGCCCCCGCCGGGCGAGGCGGGGGCGATGCATTCGGGGCGTTTGGGTTCGGCGGCCAGGGCGTTGCCGGCCAACAGCAGGCAGCCGGTAGCGAGGACGAGGCGGCGCAGTGAAAAGGTCATCGTCTATCTCCGTGAGCGTTGTTGTTTTTGGATTACCGCTATGGGGTTACCACAGCGCTACGCTGTAGCTGACCAACAGCCTCACTTCGTCCGCGTCGCGGGCGAAGTTGGAGCGGAAGGTAGCGTTGCGCAGGCGCACGGCGACGTTTTTCAACGGGCCGCTTTGTACCACGTACTTCAGTTCGGTGTTGCGTTCCCACTCTTTGCCTTCGCCACCGGCAGCACGGCTGACATTGTCGCCGCTGATGTAGCGGGTCATGAAGGTCAGGCCAGGTACGCCGAGCGCGGCAAAGTTGTAGTCGTAACGCGCCTGCCAGGAGCGTTCGTCGGCCCCAGCGAAGTCGTTGATCTGGACGAAGTTGACCAGATACGGGTCGGCGCCATCGACATACGGGAAGGCGCTGTCGCCGGACAGTTGCTGCCAGGCGGCGCTGACTTTGTGCCCGCCCAGGGCATAGCTGAGCATGCCGTTGACGGTGGTGTTGTCGATGTTGCCGGCCTTGGCGGCACCGGCGTCGTCACTGACTGCCAGGCGCAGGTCGGCGCCGAAGGTACCCGGGCCCCATGGCTGGGTGGCGACCATGCCGATGAAGTGCTGGCGGTAGATGTCGTCGAGCTGGGCGAAGTGGTAGCTGCCGGTGATGCGGTCGGTGAACTGGTAGTCGAGGCCGCCCAGGGTCAGGTTGTCAGCGCTGAACGAGCCACCGAAGCGGCCGTTCTTGTTGTTCAGGGCCAGGTCTTCCCAGTTGGTGTCGTTGCGGTCCTTGGCTTTGTCCAGGCGCCCGCCGGTGAAGGTCAGGCCTTTGATTTCCTTCGAGGTGAGCAGGCCTCCTTCGAAGGTTTGCGGCAGGATGCGCCCGTCGTTGGGCTGCAGGGTCGGCAGCTCCGGGATCAGCGTGCCGATCTTCAGTTCGGTCTGCGAGATCTTCACCTTGCCGGTCAGGCCGAGCTTTGAGTATTCGTCGGCAGCCTTGCCATCATCGTGGGTCGGCAGCAGGCCGGTGTCGGTGCGATCGGGGCTGGAGTCAAGCTTGATGCCGAGCATGCCCAGTGCGTCCAGGCCGAACCCTACGGTGCCATCGGTGTAGCCGGACTCGAAGTTGAGGATGAAGCCCTGGGCCCACTCGTCGCGCTTGGACTGCTGCGCGCTGGTGCCGTCGCGAAAGTCGCGGTTGAAGTACATGTTGCGGGTTTCGAAGGTGGCCGTGCTGTCTTCGAAGAAGGCGGCCTGGCTCATCGGGGCGACACCGGCAAGCGCGAGGGCGCTGGCGATGGCAGAGGGGCGTGCGGCAAAGGAACGGGTAGGCGCGAACGCCTGCGGCTGCGATGACAGCATCGTCGATGACTCCGTTTATTGTTCTTATTCGTTGCACCTTGCTGGTGCTTTTTTCGGCGCGAAGAGCGACCGTGGTGCGATGCTAGGCAACGAACCTTTCGCTAACCTTTCAGTGAGAAAGGTTTGTTACAAGGGGCTTCACAGGCCCGAGGACAGCGGTACACTCCGCGCCACCGCCCCACCCGAGCAGGGAGAAACCGATGCGTGTGCTGCTGGTCGAAGACCATCTGCAACTGGCCGAAAGCGTGGCCCAGGCCTTGAAAAGCCACGGCCTGACCGTGGATGTGCTGCATGACGGCGTGGCTGCCGACCTGGCCCTGGCCAGCGAGGAGTACGCTGTGGTCGTGCTGGATGTCGGCTTGCCGCGCATGGACGGCTTCGAGGTACTGGCGCGCCTGCGCGGCCGTGGCAAGACCGTGCCGGTGCTGATGCTGACTGCACGCAGTGACGTCAAGGACCGGGTCCACGGCCTGAACCTGGGCGCCGACGACTACCTGGCCAAACCGTTCGAATTGACCGAGCTGGAAGCGCGGGTCAAGGCCCTGCTGCGCCGCAGTGTGCTCGGTGGCGAGCGCCAGCAACGCTGCGGGCCGCTGGTTTACGACCTGGATACCCGGCGCTTCAGCCTCGGCGACGACAACCTGACCCTGACCTCGCGCGAACAAAGCGTGCTGGAAGCGCTGATCGCTCGCCCGGGGCGGGTGATGAGCAAGGAGCAGTTGGCTGCCCAGGTATTCGGCCTGGATGAAGAAGCCAGCCCCGACGCCATCGAAATCTACATCCATCGCCTGCGCAAGAAGCTCGACGGCCACCCGGTGGCGATTGTCACCTTCCGCGGCCTGGGCTACCTGTTAGAGCACCGCGATGCGTGACAACGGCAGCCTGCGCGGGCGCCTGCTGGGCAACCTGGCCTTGTTGCTGGTGGTGCTGATGCTGGCCAGCGGCCTGAGTGCCTACTGGAACGGCCGCGAAGCCGCCGACACGGCTTACGACCGCACCCTGCTGGCCTCGGCACGGACCATCGCCGCCGGCCTGTCGCAGCGTGACGGTTCGCTGAGCGCAGATGTGCCCTACGTGGCGCTGGACACCTTCGCCTACGACAGTGCCGGGCGTATCTACTACCAGGTGCTGGACATCAAGCAGCGGCTGATTTCCGGCTACGAAAACCTGCCACCACCGCCGCCCGGCACGCCGCGTACCGATGACTACCCGGCCTTGGCGCGGTTCTACAACGCTACCTACCTTGGCCAGGATGTGCGCGTGGTCAGCCTGCTGAAGGCCGTCACCGAGCCGAACATGAACGGCATGGCGGAAATCCGCGTGGCCGAGACCGAGGAGGCGCGGGTGCGCATGGCCCGTGGGCTGATGGCCGACACCCTGCTGCGCCTGGGCATGCTGGCGCTGGGCGCGCTGGTGATGGTGTGGTTTGCCGTGAGTGCGGCGTTGCGGCCGCTGGAGCGCCTGCGCACGGCGGTAGAGGAGCGCCAGCCGGATGATTTGCGGGCGTTGCCGGTGGTGCAGGTGCAACGTGAGCTTGGCCCGCTGGTGCGGGCCTTGAATCACTTTACCGAGCGCTTACGTGGCCAGTTCGAGCGCCAGGCGCAGTTTATTGCCGATGCTGCTCACGAACTGCGCACGCCGCTGGCTGCCTTGAAGGCGCGGGTGGAACTTGGCTTGCGCTCATCCGAGCCACAGGAGTGGCGGCAGACGCTGGAATCTGCGGTTCAGGGCACTGACCGCCTGACCCATCTGGCCAACCAGTTACTGTCGCTGGCGCGGGTCGAGAATGGTGCCCGGGCGATTGCCGAAGGTGGCGCACAGCGCCTCGACCTGAGCCAACTGGCCCGTGAGCTGGGCATGGCCATGGCGCCTTTGGCGCACAAGCGTGGTGTTGCTCTGGCCTTGGAGGCCGAGGCCCCGGTATGGCTCAAGGGTGAGCCGACGCTGCTCAACGAGCTGTTGAGCAACCTGGTGGACAACGCCTTGGCGCATACCCCGGCTGGCGGCAACGTGATTTTGCGGGTGGTGGCGCCAGCGGTACTGGAAGTGGAAGACGACGGGCCGGGTATTCCCGAGGCCGAGCGCGAACGGGTATTCGAGCGGTTCTACCGCCGCAGTGCGCAGGGCAGCGGGCTTGGCCTGGCGATTGTCGGCGAGATCTGCCGGGCGCATCTGGCTCAGGTGAGCCTGCATGATGGCGAGAAGGGCGGGCTGCGGGTGCGGGTGAGTTTTATTGCCGACTGATGGATTACCTGTGCTGACCTCTTCGCGGGCGCGCCCGCTCCCACAGATACGGCGCAGCCCGTTAAAGCGGTGATGTCCCTGTGGGAGCGGGCATGCCCGCGAAGAGGCCTGCAAGGCTGATACCCTTTAGCGCAACATGCTCCGCGCCTCTAGCAGCTCATCCACCTCCAGCTCGGTACCAAACGGCAACCCCAGGTGGCGGTACGCCGGCAGTGCTGCCAACGGCCGGTTGCGGCCTCGCTGGCTGATACAGCGGGCGATCTGCACGATGTCGATGTAGTCGACCTTGTCGGTCTGCCGGTCCAGGTCCTGAACCTGACTTGGCAGGTTGACCAGTTGCTCCGGGAATTCCCAGGCCTTGAGGATCTTGTCCCCCAGCACCGGCTGGATCTGCTCGATCACGTAGTGCAGGCAAACCGGATCGGACAACAGTTCGTTGTGCTCTTCGGCATAGATCAGTACCGGCAGCGCGCCAATCTGGTGGACCAGCCCGCCCAACGTGGCCTGGTCGGGTTTGAGAGGCGTAAAGCGACGGCAGATTTCGTAGCTGATACCTGCCACTTCCAGGCTGTTGGCCCAGATATCACGCAGTTTCTGCTCAACTGCCGACGAGCGTGCGTGGAAAATCTGCTCGATCACCAAACCAATGGCCAGGTTGCAGCTGTAGTTGATACCCAGCCGCGTAATGGCAGTATGCAGGTCGGTGACCTCGACCGCTGCGCGCAGCAGCGGGCTGTTGACCACCTTGATCAGGCGCGCTGAAAGGGCCGCGTCGCGACCGATCACTTTGCTCAGGGCCGCTACGCTGATCTCGCTGTCTTCCGCTGCCTCGCGGATGCTCAAGGCAACCTCGGGCAGGGTTGGCAGGACCAGGTCATCCTTTTCGATGGCATCGAGCAACTGTGCTTGAACCATCTCGGCCAGCTTGTTCATGGGCGTGTCTACCGCAGTGGTGGGGCAGCCCCGCCATAGGGCGGGGCAGGCTGGTCAGCGCTGGATTTCCCGGTCGCGGTCCAGTTCGTAGGGCAGGGTCAGTACCTGCAGGCGCGGGCCTTCGAGGCTGCCCAGGTGCAGGTTGTCGTCTGCCACCGCGTCGGCGCTGAGCACCGCGAGCAGTTCGCAACCCGCACCGTTGCCAGCGGCTATGACCACTTCACCGACTGACGACCCGTGGGTGGGCGAGAAGATCTCGGCACCCGGGGCCGGAATGGCCTGCTGGTCCAGTGCCAGGCGGTACTGGCGGCGCTTGAGCTTGCCCAGATACTGCATGCGGGCGACGATTTCCTGGCCGGTGTAGCAGCCTTTCTTGAAGCTGACGCCGTCCACGGCCTGCAGGTTGATCATCTGCGGGATGAACTGCTCACGGGTCGGCCCCATGACCTGGCCGATACCAGCTCGAACCTGGCCTAGCAGCCAGTCGTTGAGGCTGCCTTCAGCCAGAGTGCTGGCAAGGGTCTGGCGTACCGTGTCGGCGTTGTCCACCGGCACCCACAGCTCCACACGTCCAGGGGACACGGCAATGGCGATCAGGCCTTCATGGCGCACGGTGCTGCCGGCGCCTGCGGGTACATCGAGCCCCAGCGCCTGCAGCGCAGCGTCGCCGCCTTGCAGCCCAAAGCGTGCCCAGGCGGCGCTTTCATCGGTCAGCGTGGCCTTGGAGAACACAGCGTACTTCTTCAGGTCGGCCAGTTGGGCCTCAAGCAGTTCGCTGGCCATGGCCAGCAGGTAGCCGTTGCCTTCGGGCAGTATGCGGAAGCTCGACTGCATGCGGCCCTTGACCATGCAGCGGGCGCCGAGGCTGGCGTGTTCCTGGCTGAGGTAGTTGATGTTGCAGGTCAGCTGGCCTTGCAGGAACTTGCCTGCATCGGAGCCGCGGACGGCGAGGATGCCCTCGTGGGACAGGGGGCAGAAGAAAGCGGAATCGGCCATGGGTCATCGCGGTGGCTAAAGACTGGCGGCCATCATAGAACGCCGGTAACAAAATAGGTAGGTGAGTAGACCAACGCCCGGTGTCGCTACGCTCGCCGGGCTGTATACTGGCCGGCCATTCGAGGAGGGCCCCATGGTCGAACAAACTGAACTCAACCGGCTTTTCTGGCATAGCCGCCGTGGCATGCTGGAACTGGACGTACTGCTGGTGCCTTTCACCCAGGAAGTCTACTCCACCCTCAACCAGGCCGATCGTGAGCTGTATGTGCGTCTGTTGAGCTGCGAGGATCAGGACATGTTCGGCTGGTTCATGGAGCGTACCGAGTCCGAAGACCCGGAGCTGCAGCGCATGGTCCGCATCATTCTGGACCGTGTCCAACCCAAGTGAGTGTTTCGAGTGCCGTTGGCAAGGCTCGCGCCTGCTGCTAGCGGCCTACCTGGCTTGCCAGGTGCTGGCGTGGCTTGCCGTGTGGGCGAGCCCTTTGCCAGGGTGGTTGGCCCTTTCTGTTGTCGCTGCCTGTATCGCCCACGCTGCCTGGGCCATTCCCCGTCGTATCCTGTTGACCCATGAGCATGCCGTTGTCGGCCTGCGCCGTGATATGCGCGGCTGGCAGGTGTTCAGCCGTGCCCGTGGCTGGCAGCCGGTGCGTTTGTGTCGGGACAGCGTGGCATTGCCGCGGTTGGTGGTGTTGCGCTTTGAGCGGGCGGGGCGATGGGTGGGGGAGAGCCAGTGCATACCGCAGGATGCGCTAGGGGCGGATGAGCATCGGCGCTTGCGGGTGCGCTTGAAGTTCAGCCGGCGCAGGTGGGTAGGCGTAGGTGCGAGTGAGGGCTAACAGGTGCTCGCCTTGGCAGGTTCGGCGCCTGTGAGATCGAGCGCCGCCCGCGCGGCGCTTCGCGGGGCAAGCCCGCTCCCACATTTGTTGCAACGTGCCAAACTTGTCAGGCCATGGTTGCCAGCCTTGTTGCCTTGACGCAATTTCTTGGCTGGCGTTACTGGCGCCTCATCCGTCTTCAGTCTTGTATCAAGGCTGACAACGCCTCCTTCACAGGCAGGGTCACGTTGCAACAAATGTGGGAGCGGGCTTGTCCCGCGAAGCGCCGCGCGGGCGGCGCTCGATCTCACAGGCGCTGCAAATTTCAGAGCGGACTAAGAATGGTGTCCTTGGCCTCGTCGAGCATTCCCGGGTAATCCAGTGTGTAGTGCAACCCACGGCTTTCCTTGCGCTGCATCGCCGACAGGATCATCAACTCGGCCACCTGCGCCAGATTGCGCAGTTCGATCAGGTCGCGGCTGACCTTGTAGTTACTGTAGAACTCGTCGATTTCGTCCAGCAGCAGACGAATGCGATGCTGGGCCCGCTGCAGGCGCTTGCTGGTACGCACGATGCCCACGTAGTCCCACATGAAGCGCCGCAGTTCATCCCAGTTGTGCGCGATGATCACGTCCTCGTCCGAGTCCGTGACCTGGCTGGCATCCCAGCCGGGCAGGGCCTTGGGCATGGCCACTTGTTCCAGGTGCGCCTCGATGTCGGCAGCAGCGGCACGGCCATAGACGAAACATTCCAGCAGCGAGTTGCTGGCCATGCGGTTTGCACCGTGCAAGCCAGTGAAGCTGGTTTCGCCGATGGCATACAAACCGGGCACGTCGGTGTGGCCGCGATCATCCACCATCACGCCGCCGCAGGTGTAATGCGCCGCCGGTACTACCGGGATCGGCTGGCGGGTAATGTCAATCCCAAAGGCCAGGCAGCGCTCGTACACGGTGGGGAAGTGGCCCATGATGAACTCGGCCGGCTTGTGGGTGATGTCCAGGTACACGCAGTCCACGCCCAGGCGCTTCATCTCGTGGTCGATGGCGCGCGCCACGATGTCGCGCGGGGCGAGTTCTTCGCGCGGATCGAAGCGGGGCATGAAACGCTCGCCATTGGGCAGGCGCAGCAGCGCGCCTTCACCGCGCAGGGCTTCGGTAATCAGGAAACTCTTGGCCTGCGGGTGGTACAGGCAGGTCGGGTGGAACTGGTTGAATTCCAGGTTCGCCACCCGGCAGCCGGCTCGCCAGGCCATGGCGATGCCGTCACCGCAGGCGCCATCGGGATTACTGGTGTACAGGTAGACCTTGGCTGCACCGCCCGTGGCCAACACGGTGAATCGCGCGCCGAAGGTGTCCACCTCACCGGTGTTGCGGTCGAGCACGTAGGCGCCCAGGCAGCGCTCGCCGGGCAGGCCCAGGCGGCGTTCGGTGATCAGGTCGACCGCCACGCGCTGCTCCAGCAACTGGATGTTCGGGCGCCGGCGCGCCTGTTCCAGTAGCGTGGTGAAAATGGCTGCGCCGGTAGCGTCGGCGGCGTGGATGATGCGCCGGTGACTGTGGCCGCCCTCACGGGTGAGGTGGAATTCGAAGCCTCCGTCGTCAACGCTGGAGTGCTCGTCGCGGGTAAAGGGTACGCCTTGCTCGATCAGCCACTGGATGGCTTCGCGGCTGTGTTCGACGGTGAAACGCACCGCTTCTTCATGGCACAGGCCGCCGCCGGCATTGAGGGTGTCCTCGACATGCGACTGCACGGTATCGGTGTTGTCCAGCACTGCAGCGACCCCGCCCTGGGCCCAGAAGGTCGAGCCGTTGGCCAGGTCTCCCTTGCTGAGCACGGCAACACGCAGGTGGCTGGGGAGGTTCAGTGCCAGGCTGAGACCGGCGGCACCGCTGCCGATCACCAGGACATCATGTTGGAATTGTTGGCTCATGTCGGGACACTAGTAATCTGCGGAAGGGGCACGGCACAATAGTCACGCGCCGATGGCAATGTGAAACTATCGTTAAACTTGGCCGGGTTGTCTTTATAGCAGCCCCGGGTGGCCAATTTCCATGCCACTTGCCAGGTTGCGGCAACCTTTGTGGGAACTTTCCGACATCAGTGGAAATCCTATGAAGGCTGTCCGCACGCCAATTTTTGCCGCGGCGACGCAGGGTGGCAGGCCTTTTCGGGCTGTACCTGCGTATTCGAAACCTGATTATCGACGTAGCCGGCCGTGACCGCGCCGCGTCTTCCGTGCAGGCCGACCAAGGGCTGCAGGAAACTTGCTTGGAGGGGAGAACTTTTGCGTAAAGCCCGAGTCTATGGTTGCAAGCCTGATCGATGGGTGTTGCAACGCTCCTTCGAGTTCACTGAGGAGTGTTCATGCTAACCCAGGAAGAGGATCAGCAGCTTGTCGAGCGCGTTCAGCGCGGAGACAGGCGAGCGTTCGATCTGTTGGTGCTGAAGTATCAGCACAAGATTCTCGGGTTGATCGTGCGGTTCGTTCACGACACCCACGAGGCCCAGGATGTAGCACAGGAAGCCTTTATCAAGGCCTACCGTGCGCTAGGCAATTTCCGCGGTGACAGTGCGTTTTATACCTGGCTGTACCGCATCGCCATCAACACGGCGAAGAACTACCTGGTGTCCCGTGGAAGACGGCCGCCAGACAGTGATGTGAGCTCCGAGGATGCGGAGTTTTACGACGGCGATCATGGTCTCAAGGATCTCGAGTCACCAGAGCGCGCGTTGTTGCGGGATGAAATCGAAGGCACTGTCCATCGCACCATCCAGCAACTCCCCGAAGACCTGCGTACGGCTTTGACCCTGCGCGAGTTCGACGGGCTGAGTTACGAAGACATTGCCAGTGTCATGCAATGTCCGGTGGGTACCGTGCGCTCTCGAATTTTTCGCGCTCGGGAGGCCATAGATAAAGCCCTGCAGCCGTTGTTGCAGGAAACCTGAGACAGCGGCGACAGCCAAGAGAGGAACCGCCATGAGTCGTGAAGCGTTGCAGGAATCGCTGTCCGCGGTGATGGATAACGAAGCGGACGAACTGGAACTGCGTCGGGTGCTGAGCGCCGTCGACGATGCAGAAACCCGTGCCACCTGGTCGCGTTACCAGGTAGCCCGTGCAGCCATGCACAAGGAGCTGCTGCTGCCCAACCTGGATATCGCTTCGGCGGTGTCTGCGGCGCTGGCTGACGAAGCCGTGCCGGCCAAGGTCAACAAGGGCCCATGGCGCAGCGTTGCTCGCCTGGCGGTTGCCGCCTCGGTCACCGTTGCGGTGCTGGCAGGCGTGCGCATGTACAACCAGGACGAAATAACCGGCGCCGAGCTGGCTTCGCAGCAGCCTGCGCAACAAGGCCTGAGCATGCCACAAACTCAGGGTCCGGCTGTTTTGGCAGGCTATAGTGAAAGCAGTGAGCAACCGACCGGGCCAATGGCTAACGGCGTGCTGCAAAATCAGGCCGGCTGGGATCAGCGCCTGCCGGGCTATCTGCGCCAGCACGCTCAGGAGTCCGCGCTCCAAGGCACTGAAACTGCCCTGCCGTACGCCCGTGCCGCCAGCATGGGAAACCCCGCTAAGTAAGGAGGATCATGCGCGCGCTACCTCTTCTGTCGCTGCTTATTGGCAGCTGCATGACCGTGCCGGCATTGGCAGCCAATTCCTCGCCCCAGGCGAGTGAGTGGCTTAACAAGCTGGCACAAGCCGAGCAAAAGCAGAGTTATCAGGGTTCGTTCGTCTACGAACGCAACGGTAGCTTCTCTTCCCACGATATCTGGCACAGGGTTCAGGACGGCAAGGTCAGCGAGCGGCTGTTACAGCTCGATGGCGCCGCCCAGGAAATCCTGCGCGTGGATGGCAAGGTGGAGTGTGTCAGTGGGGCCTTGGTCAGCGGTGTGACCAGCCCTGCGGACGCTGCACAGCGTGTGCTGGATCCCCTGAAACTGATGGGCTGGTACGACTTGAGCGTGGCGGGCAAGTCACGGGTCGCCGGGCGCGATGCCGTAATCGTCACACTTACCCCCCGCGACCAGCACCGCTATGCCTTCGAATTGCACCTGGACCGCAGTACTGGCCTGCCGCTGCGCTCATTGATGCTCAACGACAAAGGGCAGCTGCTCGAACGCTTCCAGATGACGCGCCTCGAAACCGACAAGCCGCCTGCCGACGATGACCTGCGCCCCAGTGCTGCATGCAAGCCCGTGCAGCGTGTCGCCTCTGCCAGTAATGACAGCGTCGCGGGTTGGCGCTCGGACTGGCTCCCGCCAGGGTTCGAGCTGGTCAACAGTTCGGTGCGGCGCGACCCCAAACGGGACAGCACGGTCAGTAGCCTGATGTACGATGATGGGCTGGCGCGCTTCTCGGTGTTCCTTGAACCCGTGAAGGACGATGCCGGCACCGACGTGCGTACCCAGCTTGGCCCGACCTCGGCAGTTTCGCGTCGCCTTAACACGCCCAAAGGCAAGGTGATGGTCACCGTGGTTGGCGAAATACCGTTAGGTACGGCAGAACGCGTCGCATTGTCGATGCGCCCCCAGGATGCTCAGGCGCGCCAGTAATGGTGCGCCTTTGCGGCCCATGCCAAGGCGAAAGGATATGCGCCTGAAATGAAATTAAAGCATTGTCATTTGCAATCCACTGGCAAATTTTCTATAGGTCAGGCTTCTTGGAGCCTGGCCTTTCCTGCTTTGTGCAGGGGCCTTTCTAAACTACCGCTCGTTGTGACGGGAGCCGTATGTCAACACCACGCTTGAAATCCTACCTATCGATGTTCGCCGCAGTGCTCATGCTCGGCCAGGTGCTCACCGCCCAAGCCGAGGAAGCCCTGCCGGACTTCACCACGCTGGTCGAGCAGGCCTCGCCGGCCGTGGTCAACATCAGTACCAAGCAGAAGCTGCCGGACCGCCGCGTCGCCCAGGGCCAGATGCCGGACCTGGAAGGCCTGCCGCCGATGTTCCGCGAGTTCTTCGAGCGCAACATGCCGCAGCAGCCGCGTTCCCCGCGTGGCGACCGCCAGCGTGAAGCCATGTCGCTGGGCTCGGGCTTCATCATTTCCAGCGACGGCTACGTGCTGACCAACAACCACGTGGTGGCCGATGCCGATGAGATCATCGTCCGCCTGTCGGACCGCAGCGAACTGCAGGCCAAGCTGATCGGTACCGATCAGCGTACCGACGTGGCCCTGCTCAAGGTCGAAGGCAAGAACCTGCCGACTGTGAAGCTGGGTGATTCCGAGAAGCTGAAAGTGGGCGAGTGGGTGCTGGCCATCGGTTCGCCGTTCGGCTTCGACCATTCGGTGACCAAAGGTATCGTCAGTGCCAAGGGCCGGACCCTGCCTAACGAGACCTACGTCCCGTTCATCCAGACCGACGTGGCCATCAACCCGGGCAACTCGGGCGGCCCGCTGTTCAACATGAAGGGCGAAGTAGTGGGTATCAACTCGCAGATCTTCACCCGTTCTGGCGGTTTCATGGGCCTGTCGTTCGCCATCCCGATCGATGTGGCGATCGATGTATCCAACCAGTTGAAGAAAGACGGCAAGGTCAGCCGCGGCTGGCTGGGTGTGGTGATTCAGGAGGTCAACAAGGACCTGGCTGAATCCTTCGGCCTGGACAAACCGGCTGGTGCGCTGGTGGCCCAGGTGCTGGAAAACGGCCCGGCAGCCAAAGGCGGCCTGCAGGTGGGTGACGTGATCCTGAGCATGAACGGCCAGCCGATTGTCATGTCGGCTGACTTGCCGCACCTGGTCGGTAGCCTCAAGGATGGCGAAAAGGCCAAGCTGGAGATCATCCGCAACGGCAAGCGCCAGACCCTGGATGTGGGTGTGGGCGCCATGCCGGATGACGATGCCGACATCGGTACCGGTGCCGAAGGCAGCGCCGAGCGCAGCAGCAACCGCCTGGGCGTTTCGGTAGCCGACCTGACCGCCGAGCAGAAAAAGTCCCTCGAACTCAAGGGCGGCGTGGTGATCAAGGAAGTACAGGATGGCCCGGCAGCGATGATCGGCCTGCGTCCGGGTGATGTCATCAGCCACCTGAACAACCAGGCCATCGGTTCGGCCAAGGAATTCACCGAAATCGCCAAGGAACTGCCGAAGAACCGCTCGGTGTCCATGCGCGTTCTGCGTCAGGGGCGTGCGAGCTTCATCACCTTCAAGCTCGCTGAATAAGCGGTTTTGCAGGTAGGAAAGGGCAGCTACGGCTGCCCTTTTTCATGAAAATTCACAATTGCAGGCGCCAAAGCGCTGTACAGCCCGATAGAGGAATCTCCCATATCCCTGCTGCTTGAGGTACAATTCCCGGCTATTTTTCGGCGGGCGTACCGGCTCGCAGCCTTTTCGAGTGTTGACCCGTGAGTGATTTGAGTCATATCCGCAATTTCTCCATCATCGCCCACATCGACCATGGCAAGTCGA
This window harbors:
- a CDS encoding RseA family anti-sigma factor, yielding MSREALQESLSAVMDNEADELELRRVLSAVDDAETRATWSRYQVARAAMHKELLLPNLDIASAVSAALADEAVPAKVNKGPWRSVARLAVAASVTVAVLAGVRMYNQDEITGAELASQQPAQQGLSMPQTQGPAVLAGYSESSEQPTGPMANGVLQNQAGWDQRLPGYLRQHAQESALQGTETALPYARAASMGNPAK
- a CDS encoding MucB/RseB C-terminal domain-containing protein, whose protein sequence is MRALPLLSLLIGSCMTVPALAANSSPQASEWLNKLAQAEQKQSYQGSFVYERNGSFSSHDIWHRVQDGKVSERLLQLDGAAQEILRVDGKVECVSGALVSGVTSPADAAQRVLDPLKLMGWYDLSVAGKSRVAGRDAVIVTLTPRDQHRYAFELHLDRSTGLPLRSLMLNDKGQLLERFQMTRLETDKPPADDDLRPSAACKPVQRVASASNDSVAGWRSDWLPPGFELVNSSVRRDPKRDSTVSSLMYDDGLARFSVFLEPVKDDAGTDVRTQLGPTSAVSRRLNTPKGKVMVTVVGEIPLGTAERVALSMRPQDAQARQ
- a CDS encoding DegQ family serine endoprotease, which gives rise to MSTPRLKSYLSMFAAVLMLGQVLTAQAEEALPDFTTLVEQASPAVVNISTKQKLPDRRVAQGQMPDLEGLPPMFREFFERNMPQQPRSPRGDRQREAMSLGSGFIISSDGYVLTNNHVVADADEIIVRLSDRSELQAKLIGTDQRTDVALLKVEGKNLPTVKLGDSEKLKVGEWVLAIGSPFGFDHSVTKGIVSAKGRTLPNETYVPFIQTDVAINPGNSGGPLFNMKGEVVGINSQIFTRSGGFMGLSFAIPIDVAIDVSNQLKKDGKVSRGWLGVVIQEVNKDLAESFGLDKPAGALVAQVLENGPAAKGGLQVGDVILSMNGQPIVMSADLPHLVGSLKDGEKAKLEIIRNGKRQTLDVGVGAMPDDDADIGTGAEGSAERSSNRLGVSVADLTAEQKKSLELKGGVVIKEVQDGPAAMIGLRPGDVISHLNNQAIGSAKEFTEIAKELPKNRSVSMRVLRQGRASFITFKLAE